Genomic segment of Arachis hypogaea cultivar Tifrunner chromosome 16, arahy.Tifrunner.gnm2.J5K5, whole genome shotgun sequence:
CctcaaataaattaagaaatgaacCAAATAACTCATTTAAGAGGAATAATTGCATTTTGAAATACTAACAGCCAATGAGCCGTAGCTtagaattctttttctttttctgctgaAAAGTTTTGAGTACGAGCCTCACTTAATGTAATTTGACGGAAAAAAAATAGTGTGTAGAAAATATATATTGTGAATTATTTTGAGTTTATATTATCTTAAGTAACCATCATAAATTATTCATCATTCATTCTGTCACCAATAATAATATCTATCACTTATctatgaaaattaataaaaaatttgttgctaatgtaaattttaatattaaatattcaaaataatatataaacaCTAAATATCGATCATATATTGTGTATTTATGgatgaatatatatattaatttaaaattatttttaatatacattttatattttaataaatattttattagttgatttttttatacacctaatataattaaatatatgtaaaaatataAGTCTTAATCAACACACAAAACCCACGGACAAGGTTGGCAATTTTCTTTCTCAAATAAATGAATCCACTAAAAATCAATCTTCCTGATGCATCAACCTATTATGATTTGACAAGTCCTGATATTTCTTTGAAAGAAGCTCCCAAGTTAGGCTTCTACACCATCACAATTTGGAAATAGGAAACACCTCTTCAATTTCGCCAAAAAAGAATTTCTTGAAAGCATCGATGTGAGATGAGTCCAAAGCAATAGCCACATTGAATCCATCACCACTAGCATTGTTCGTGATGAAAGCCTTCCCTTCAGAATCCATGAACCCGGGTCCAAAATGAACCGGTTCCCCGAACCCGAAATTCGCTTCATTATACGAGAAATTCATCCAACTCACAACAAACAGGTTTGGGTTACCCTTGAACCCTCCCTTATGCACACTCTTCGCCGGGTAGTGAATGTTATACCTCACCAAATCCATGTCCTTAGCATTACCAATATAAACAAGTGCATTTCTCACGAACTCGTCGTCCACCTGCGCTATCGCCTCCTTCACTTTTTCTACTGCAGAACTCAGAGGATTTTGCATTAGGTAAGTGAAGGAACAAGTTGTTGTAACCGTCGGAAATACTGCATTTCCTGCGTAAGCATTAGGAAGTGGTGGTTTCAGACGGTTACGACAATTAACCAAAGTGATCAACCTTGTTGGTTGGTCACCATTTCCTTGGTATCGCGCTTTGGTGACACACCTCCATAAAAGCCCCGAAATGACCTCGAAACTCGAAAACGGAGTCTTACCGTTATTAATTGCGGCTTTCATTTTGAGTTTCTTGACCTGTTCTTTTGTGAGTTTGACAACTTCAACGACAACTCTGGAGTCTTTTCTCAATGTACCTAACCATGGAGGTGGAGTTCCGAATATTTCTTCTGAATGATCATTCAAAACCTTCTTCGAATTATGCATCAAAGTGCGTGAGTTTAACAAACTTGGATCATAGCATGGGAATTGATCATATGGATCCAAAGATTCTCCTTTGGCTAACTTAGCCCACGTGTTCATGAATCGCATGGTTGCTGTTCCATCAATGGCGGCACGACACAGGGCGACACCGATGGTGAAACCGCCGCAATTAAAGCGCGTGATTTGCACCGCCAAAAGAGGCGTCTCGGAAACGGGAGTACCATAATCAATGTTTGGAATTAGCTGCGAAACTAAACCGGTAGGGACAAAATCGTCACCACAGAAATCGTGCATGCTCTTCCCGTTGCAAACAGCTTCGATTAGCAACGCTCCTTTGGCGTTGCAAATGATCTCCCATCTCGAACCGTCGATTAAGCTCAACCTACCCGCCAGCGGGTAGTAGATTGACAAAGCCTTGCTGAGAGAGGTGGTGAAGGTGCCAACAAGGACATCGTTATTGACAGTCGATTTGTTATATGCATAGAGAAGAGGAGCGTGAGTGCGAAGCTTGATTTGCTCGCAGAGGGAAAATAGTTTTTCGTTTGGGGTTGGATTGGAAGGAATGATTGTGTGATGAGATTGAATGCTCACcatttttttcctccttctttcgTGTGAGAAATTGAATGTTCGCTGCTTTAATTTGTATGTGTGTGTTGAGACACACAAGAGTATGCTTACGTCACCTTAGTTTCGGTCACGGCATATGTCATCACGATGTATAAGCAAAATCTTATAGTAACTATCGGAAGAAGAAAATATTAGTTTGAATTAAACAATCTAGTCAATCTACAATCCTCTGACCTGTTTCTTTGATAGAAGCAACGCAatagaaaaaaatcaataattaatcaatgagattttataattataaaagtgAATAAATTGTACATTCAAAATTTACTTAAGATTATTTTTTTTCCTAGATTTATCACAGAAATTAAGTAGTTTGAGTAAATTTTTATAGTGGTCCCTGACGTCGTGCACCAAAATCGTCCATAAGACtctaattgcaccaattacgtccctgaAATTAGAAAAATTGCATCATAGTAGTCCCTGACACGTGGCAAAATAGCATTGTGACATGTGGCATACTaatccacgtcagcatgccacgtgtcgttGACCGACACGTCATCATACCGTTgcacgtggccaaatcatgaggtgacacgtgtcaccaaaTGTCTACGTCATCAAGCCACGTCAACGCGTCGTTAATGAAAAACGAGTCAAAAAGACTACTATGGGACAATTTTTCCAATCTCAGGCACATAATTGGTGCAATTGAAATCTCAGGAACGATTTTGGTACACGGTGTCAATGTCAGGGACTATTATGGGGATTTACTCTAATTAGTTTACATATGTGTCTTTAGCATACTtgttcaaattaaataataaaagtaataatttttaatattttaaaagtatataaaaaatgtgaaagatataaaattttaatagagagactcgaacccacaatttttaattaagtatGGAGACTAcgtcatttaaattataattcattcgcaatttaaaaaaaaaattattaaataaaggaTGCTGCATTTTCattaactaaataaattttagttctttattttattatattttatatagatgattcaaattttaaaaaattaacttattaatcaggttaattttttttacttattaaatggattatgtttttctttttaaaagatagaaaatttaaaattcataacttattattttctttattagttattatctcCAATAGTTTGtcatttcttaaaaaatatcGCACTTGCTATTTTTCTATAGCACATTAGCATCAGCCCCACGACACTTTCAATTTTGAGGATTGCGTTTTTGGAACTTTTCCATCAGTAATGAACTCTTGGCGCAAAAAGTCAAAAATAAAGGTGACAAGTAATTTGCAAATTTAATACGTCAATTTGGACGATTCATTATTTGGCGCAGATTCAATGATCCCACTGGGAGGCTATGTTCATGTATaatttccttttatatttttgtctaTTGTTTTCGCCTCTGATCTTTTTTAAATTTGCGTATCGATATATTTTACGCCCGTCTACATTTATAAAAGAGAAACTATAATTCTGTTGTTTGTTTTTTCCTTTTAGAGTAATAGTAGCCATTTGGAAAAAAATTGagattttatgtaaaataaaaaaatgtaaattaacaCGTACGTAAAATTAAATAacgataataaaatttaaatcataaatgatttaatttaataaaaaaattctaaaattatttaatttatttgaaattataatatcaaaaaaattttaaagatgaatCAAAATTACTATGTGCAAAAGAACGTGAAGATTATTGAGTTAAAtacattttattaatattagcttGTCAAATTCGGTGAGTTATTGTCAGAATGTGATTAGGTTTATATAATACAGAAAATttgaacaatgtgaataatgggTCGATTTTTTAGCCTATTGAAGATAAAAAAATTCACTCcaatcaaataacaaaattttttttattttattttatttttttaatttttaaccatCTGTCACTGTTGTCTTTCCTGAAAATCCTATCAGTGCCATTGTTGCATAGTTGTTAGAATCGAATCGGTAATTAAATTGGTCAGACTATTGGGTCACTGGATCATTAGATCAGCCGGTGGGTCATTGGTTAAACCGGTTGACCCGAtcctacataaataaaaaatataaaataataaaaaacttaaaactaaaatttaaaatacctatctttactaatattttaaaaataatcaaactattctaaaacaatatagaatagaaaaaataagtattttattatttttactctatcataaatatttttattttatttttatattaaaataactattatttttaaattttaataatttattaattagtttatatctattatactattatatattacaagtatttattgaaaaataatattaataagtattatataattattaaaagaaaaaataattgagtttataattattgttaaataaaaatataattaatttatgaatgagtaaatttataactaaagttaaaataaattaaatagaagtaaattatttgatgaaagatatctatatgtattataatttgcaaTTATATTAATAAGATGCATTATAGCTTAGTGGCTACCAATGGTGCTTCCAATTTGGAGGAGAGAGGTTTGAACCCTATCTCCTCCATTTTGGAACTCTGAGCTGTTTGGTCAAACCAGTTTTCAACAGGTTTGATTGGCTTTTATCGGTTCACTCTGGGTTTGACCAATATAAGATTTGGTTCATCGATTTTTTGGTCAAATCGTTCGGTCCGGTCTAGTTTTAACAACTATGCATTGTTGTCCCACTAGCTCCGCATAGAATTTGCAACAAGAACAATCATCTCTTTTGTATGTAAAATGAACATCCATTTCTTttgtatgtaaaataaaatataataatatatttacaaCAAGAATAACCGTCCCTTTTATATGTAAAATGAGCATCCATCCTTttgtatgtaaaataaaatataataatgaatGTGAAATTTTCAATGAAAAAGAGAGTTATAGAGATGGATTAAATCAATTTCATGAAAGATTACTTCCTTTAAATTGGC
This window contains:
- the LOC112754846 gene encoding hydroxycinnamoyl-CoA:piscidic acid hydroxycinnamoyltransferase — protein: MVSIQSHHTIIPSNPTPNEKLFSLCEQIKLRTHAPLLYAYNKSTVNNDVLVGTFTTSLSKALSIYYPLAGRLSLIDGSRWEIICNAKGALLIEAVCNGKSMHDFCGDDFVPTGLVSQLIPNIDYGTPVSETPLLAVQITRFNCGGFTIGVALCRAAIDGTATMRFMNTWAKLAKGESLDPYDQFPCYDPSLLNSRTLMHNSKKVLNDHSEEIFGTPPPWLGTLRKDSRVVVEVVKLTKEQVKKLKMKAAINNGKTPFSSFEVISGLLWRCVTKARYQGNGDQPTRLITLVNCRNRLKPPLPNAYAGNAVFPTVTTTCSFTYLMQNPLSSAVEKVKEAIAQVDDEFVRNALVYIGNAKDMDLVRYNIHYPAKSVHKGGFKGNPNLFVVSWMNFSYNEANFGFGEPVHFGPGFMDSEGKAFITNNASGDGFNVAIALDSSHIDAFKKFFFGEIEEVFPISKL